The Psychromonas sp. MME1 genome window below encodes:
- the pfkB gene encoding 1-phosphofructokinase yields MKAQLKVVTVTLNPALDLTGSLQQLAIGHVNLIESADLHAAGKGINVAKVLAELGAAVTVSGFLGSDNQAPFTQLFDSLNMNDQFIRVAGNTRTNVKIVENSGQVSDSNFPGISVTEAHLQAFEDKLLALSLDHDIFVIAGSLPIGIAPERCAKWIETLQKKGKKVFFDSSNEALVAGVKSNPYLIKPNDHELTILTDAPLTNDSDIQQAAQKLQRQGCSNVVISLGEKGALWVHQDGWITAQPPLSEVVSTVGAGDTLVAGLCWGELQQWPKTQTLSFATALASLAVSQVGVGVNDINAVLAAQNNVRTEQSPRGI; encoded by the coding sequence ATGAAGGCACAATTAAAAGTCGTCACAGTGACCCTGAATCCCGCTTTAGACCTAACAGGTTCACTACAACAGTTAGCGATTGGTCACGTCAACCTCATTGAATCGGCTGATTTACATGCCGCAGGTAAAGGAATCAATGTCGCAAAAGTGTTAGCTGAACTAGGCGCAGCAGTGACGGTAAGTGGATTTCTAGGTAGTGACAATCAAGCACCATTTACACAATTATTTGATTCACTGAATATGAATGATCAATTCATCCGCGTTGCTGGCAATACACGCACCAATGTAAAAATTGTCGAAAATTCGGGGCAAGTAAGTGATTCTAATTTCCCGGGAATTAGCGTGACAGAAGCACATTTACAAGCCTTTGAAGATAAGTTGTTAGCACTCTCTCTAGATCACGATATTTTTGTGATAGCAGGTAGCTTACCGATAGGAATTGCACCTGAACGCTGCGCAAAATGGATAGAAACATTACAGAAAAAGGGTAAAAAAGTCTTTTTTGATAGCAGTAATGAAGCTCTTGTTGCTGGCGTTAAAAGTAACCCTTACCTAATCAAACCTAATGACCATGAGCTAACTATTTTAACCGATGCGCCACTGACTAACGACAGTGATATTCAACAAGCGGCACAAAAATTACAACGGCAAGGCTGTAGCAATGTGGTTATCTCATTAGGCGAAAAAGGTGCTTTATGGGTTCATCAAGATGGCTGGATAACCGCACAACCACCCCTAAGTGAAGTTGTGAGTACCGTTGGCGCAGGGGACACCCTAGTCGCGGGGCTATGTTGGGGAGAATTACAACAGTGGCCAAAAACGCAAACTCTTAGTTTTGCCACCGCACTTGCTTCGCTTGCAGTTAGTCAAGTCGGCGTTGGTGTTAATGATATTAACGCCGTACTAGCAGCACAAAACAATGTCCGTACAGAACAATCACCAAGAGGGATATAA
- the fruB gene encoding fused PTS fructose transporter subunit IIA/HPr protein: MLTISNNDIVLAQVANDKQQAIKSIANNLIDKGYVGSGYLDGMLAREAQNSTFLGSGIAIPHGTTDTRDQVKKTAIVVHHFPQGVDWGDGNKVYLAIGIAAQSDQHLAILKQLTKVLSADGVEQQLQEANSAEEIVDLLNSKLQTEILFTSDLIQCAFPATDILQLTAVVAGLIKNQDAVENDFIAALINKEATYLGQGLWLTSSNQGIKKSALALVTVATPFTYQDKPVKGLLSIASNNKLHLNNLEILITLLQTEKIESLFSASATEIISLLTQQQPTGMQQVFTIKNPHGLHARPGAMLVHTAKQFTSQIQMINLNGSGKSVNAKSLMKVMTLGVQVGHQLQFSAEGEDAAQALEAIGKAIAQGLGETTV, encoded by the coding sequence ATGTTAACCATTAGCAACAACGATATCGTACTTGCCCAAGTCGCGAATGATAAACAGCAGGCAATCAAATCTATTGCCAATAACTTAATTGATAAAGGTTATGTCGGATCCGGTTACCTAGACGGGATGCTCGCTCGCGAAGCACAAAACTCGACCTTTTTAGGTAGCGGCATTGCGATTCCGCACGGCACCACAGATACGCGTGACCAAGTAAAAAAAACGGCCATTGTGGTACATCACTTTCCTCAAGGTGTCGATTGGGGCGATGGTAATAAGGTTTACTTAGCAATTGGTATTGCTGCACAATCAGATCAACATTTAGCGATTTTGAAACAGCTAACAAAAGTGTTATCCGCCGATGGCGTTGAGCAACAACTACAGGAAGCGAACAGTGCAGAAGAGATCGTCGATCTACTCAATAGCAAACTACAAACGGAAATTCTATTCACTAGCGACCTTATCCAATGCGCTTTTCCAGCAACCGATATATTACAACTCACCGCAGTAGTCGCTGGCCTCATCAAAAACCAAGATGCGGTAGAAAACGATTTTATTGCCGCTCTAATCAATAAAGAGGCAACCTACTTAGGTCAAGGTTTATGGCTAACAAGTAGCAATCAAGGTATCAAAAAAAGTGCACTCGCTTTAGTTACAGTGGCAACGCCATTTACCTATCAAGACAAACCAGTTAAAGGTTTATTATCTATTGCTAGCAACAACAAACTCCATTTAAATAATCTGGAAATATTAATTACATTGTTGCAAACAGAAAAAATTGAGTCGCTATTCAGCGCCTCTGCAACCGAGATCATCTCTCTATTGACGCAACAACAGCCTACAGGAATGCAACAGGTCTTTACCATTAAAAACCCACATGGTTTGCATGCTCGCCCCGGCGCAATGCTGGTTCATACCGCGAAACAATTTACCTCACAAATTCAGATGATCAACCTCAATGGTAGTGGCAAATCAGTGAATGCCAAGAGTTTGATGAAAGTAATGACGCTAGGTGTACAAGTTGGCCATCAATTACAGTTCAGCGCTGAAGGTGAAGATGCCGCACAGGCACTAGAAGCAATTGGTAAAGCCATTGCGCAAGGTTTAGGGGAGACTACAGTATGA
- the cra gene encoding catabolite repressor/activator, which yields MKLEEIAKLAGVSRTTASYVINGKAEQYRISEKTRLKVMAVVEEHNYKPNYTASSLRAGNSHTFGLIIPDLENSSYAKLAKLLERDARKAGFQLIICCSDDQPETEKSVAESLLSRRIDVLLVASALAANDSFYRNIQAKGVPVVALDRSMDDQFFANVISEDLEGALSLTSSLLSKNPASIGLIGAMPNFNVSQEREQGFKSAVSKHQYPLRVQYAYGDHFSIEQGKYLAQKWIDQGCFPDALLITSYTLFEGVLDCLSAYPDLLQTTALGTFGDNRLLDFLPIKIQSLPQQYEIIADKALQLALAAANGDYQAGVDVVSRKLIKR from the coding sequence ATGAAATTAGAAGAAATAGCTAAATTAGCGGGTGTCTCTCGTACTACTGCAAGTTATGTGATCAATGGCAAGGCAGAGCAATATCGAATCAGCGAGAAAACGCGTCTAAAAGTGATGGCGGTGGTCGAGGAACATAATTACAAACCGAATTATACAGCAAGCTCATTGCGTGCGGGTAATAGCCATACATTCGGTTTAATTATTCCTGATTTAGAAAACTCAAGTTATGCAAAGTTAGCGAAATTATTAGAGCGAGATGCGCGTAAAGCAGGGTTTCAATTGATCATTTGTTGCTCCGATGACCAGCCTGAAACAGAAAAGAGCGTGGCGGAAAGTTTACTTAGTCGTCGTATTGATGTGCTACTTGTGGCGAGTGCGTTAGCTGCGAACGATAGCTTTTATCGTAACATTCAAGCGAAGGGGGTTCCCGTTGTCGCCCTTGACCGAAGTATGGATGACCAATTTTTTGCCAATGTTATTAGCGAAGATTTAGAGGGGGCGCTAAGCCTAACCTCCTCGTTATTGAGTAAAAATCCGGCTTCTATTGGGTTGATTGGTGCCATGCCTAATTTTAACGTTTCGCAGGAGCGTGAACAGGGCTTTAAGAGTGCCGTTAGCAAACATCAATATCCCTTGCGTGTACAATATGCCTACGGTGACCATTTTAGTATTGAGCAAGGAAAGTATTTAGCGCAGAAGTGGATAGATCAAGGATGCTTTCCCGATGCCTTACTCATCACCTCTTATACCCTCTTTGAAGGGGTATTAGATTGTCTCTCTGCGTATCCTGATTTGTTACAAACAACCGCTTTAGGAACCTTTGGTGACAATCGTTTATTAGATTTTTTACCCATAAAGATACAATCACTGCCACAGCAATACGAAATAATTGCCGATAAAGCTTTACAGCTCGCATTAGCTGCGGCTAACGGTGACTATCAAGCTGGTGTGGACGTTGTTTCGCGTAAATTAATTAAACGGTAA
- a CDS encoding MerR family transcriptional regulator, protein MLTISQAAKETGLSVKSIRHYEEIGLISPAPRGDNEYRYYPPNLIQQLHFIKKTKEAGFNLKESKALLTLSANEARRSADVKALLSEKIAELQGKIERQQAVLNSLKAITEKCCGDDKPDCPIIDAFTN, encoded by the coding sequence ATGCTAACTATTAGCCAAGCAGCAAAAGAGACGGGCTTATCGGTAAAGTCTATTCGTCACTATGAAGAGATTGGATTAATTTCACCGGCGCCGCGGGGTGACAATGAATATCGCTATTATCCCCCCAATTTAATTCAACAATTGCACTTTATTAAAAAAACCAAAGAGGCGGGGTTTAATTTAAAAGAGAGCAAGGCGTTATTAACCTTATCAGCGAATGAAGCTAGACGCAGCGCCGATGTCAAAGCGCTGTTGTCAGAAAAAATCGCTGAGCTACAAGGAAAAATTGAACGGCAACAGGCGGTCTTAAATAGTTTAAAAGCGATCACCGAAAAATGCTGTGGTGACGATAAACCAGATTGCCCGATTATTGATGCCTTTACTAATTAG
- a CDS encoding heavy metal translocating P-type ATPase, producing the protein MPSSRTLTLPIEGMSCNGCANRLQRAFDEIEGVSATVDFPSKSAQLTIAASVDYDNSVHAILAVISAKGYQTTTPSDYDSADKSATLTVIDSGKAEADATELTAHSNTQELLIEGATCASCVNKIEKSLHALTGVQQAQMNLPLRTVSVTGNVAKETLIATIVAAGYQAKSTGNASDQQLLEEKQQAEQINYQKLITQMWIALGLGIPLMLYGMLGGAMTVNTAIERTIWLVIGLICVAVMYFAGRHFYIAAWRALLNHSASMDTLIALGTGTAWLYSMVVVISPEALPEMARHLYFEASAMIIAFVNLGLALELKARGRTSEAIQRLIGLQAKTARVIRNGKEVDIAIAAVLVNDLVRVRPGECIPVDGKVCEGTTSVDESMLTGEPMPVKKGVDDEVAAGTINKSGTIIFRTLRVGKETALARIITMVKRAQNAKPPIGRLADVIASYFVPTIIIIAIGSALAWLNFGPQPSIAFAVVSATTVLIIACPCALGLATPMSVMVGVGKAAEAGVLIRNGEALQNASKITVMLLDKTGTITLGKPKVTDIYITNNMDEARLLALAASLESGSEHPLAEAIVESAKARKITINRVSDFNAIVAQGVEGKVQNRQLLLGNQQLMVSQGIAIDDNSLKVSKKMAKAAKTPIFFAIDGQLASVIAVADPIKEDSLAAIKRLQKRGIRVIMLTGDNQETAQAVADDVGISEFFAQVPPEDKAKKVAELQAQGEIVGMTGDGINDAPALALANVGFAIGTGTDIAIESADITLMRGSLHSLADAIAVSKATLRNIKQNLVGAFIYNVAGVPIAAGVLFPFFGLLLNPVIAGCAMALSSLTVVSNANRLRFFKAKTD; encoded by the coding sequence ATGCCTTCATCTCGCACTTTAACATTACCCATAGAGGGAATGAGCTGTAATGGCTGCGCCAATCGATTGCAACGCGCCTTCGATGAGATTGAGGGGGTCAGCGCGACCGTCGATTTTCCTAGCAAAAGTGCACAACTGACTATCGCGGCGAGTGTCGATTACGATAACAGCGTGCATGCGATTCTCGCCGTAATCAGCGCTAAAGGTTATCAAACCACCACGCCCTCTGATTATGACTCTGCCGATAAAAGCGCGACGCTAACCGTGATAGATAGCGGCAAAGCGGAAGCAGACGCAACTGAATTAACCGCACACAGTAATACGCAAGAATTACTGATTGAAGGTGCAACCTGTGCCAGCTGTGTCAATAAAATCGAAAAATCATTACATGCCCTGACTGGTGTACAACAGGCGCAAATGAATCTCCCCCTGCGAACCGTTTCCGTCACCGGTAATGTGGCGAAAGAAACATTAATAGCCACAATTGTTGCCGCTGGATATCAAGCCAAAAGCACGGGCAATGCCAGTGATCAGCAACTGCTCGAAGAAAAACAGCAAGCAGAACAAATAAATTATCAGAAATTAATAACCCAAATGTGGATCGCCCTAGGGCTGGGCATCCCGTTGATGCTATATGGCATGTTGGGCGGAGCAATGACCGTCAACACCGCTATCGAGCGAACTATTTGGCTAGTGATAGGGCTTATCTGCGTGGCAGTGATGTACTTTGCCGGGCGACATTTTTATATCGCAGCGTGGCGTGCTTTGCTTAACCATAGTGCCAGTATGGATACCTTAATCGCCTTGGGCACAGGAACCGCTTGGCTCTATTCTATGGTCGTGGTTATCTCCCCAGAAGCGTTACCAGAGATGGCTAGGCATCTCTATTTTGAAGCGAGTGCGATGATCATCGCCTTCGTTAATTTAGGGTTAGCACTGGAATTGAAAGCGCGCGGCCGCACGAGCGAAGCGATACAACGATTAATCGGCTTACAGGCAAAAACAGCGCGCGTTATCCGCAATGGTAAAGAGGTTGATATTGCCATCGCTGCGGTATTAGTTAACGATCTTGTTCGTGTTCGCCCCGGTGAATGTATCCCCGTTGATGGTAAAGTCTGCGAAGGGACAACCAGCGTTGATGAATCGATGCTCACTGGCGAGCCGATGCCGGTTAAGAAAGGGGTCGATGACGAAGTCGCTGCAGGCACCATCAATAAAAGTGGCACGATTATTTTTCGCACCCTACGCGTGGGTAAAGAGACCGCACTCGCTCGCATCATCACCATGGTTAAACGAGCACAAAACGCTAAACCACCGATCGGACGTTTAGCCGATGTTATCGCTTCCTATTTTGTACCGACCATTATAATCATCGCTATCGGTAGTGCCTTAGCATGGCTAAATTTTGGCCCCCAACCCAGTATCGCCTTTGCCGTTGTTTCGGCGACCACCGTGCTGATCATCGCCTGCCCCTGTGCGCTAGGGCTAGCGACGCCGATGTCGGTGATGGTCGGTGTCGGCAAAGCAGCGGAAGCAGGTGTGTTAATTCGTAATGGCGAAGCGCTACAAAATGCATCAAAAATAACGGTTATGTTGCTCGATAAAACGGGCACCATCACCCTGGGTAAACCTAAGGTCACCGATATTTATATCACTAACAATATGGATGAAGCGCGTTTATTGGCACTGGCTGCCAGTTTAGAGTCGGGTTCTGAGCACCCGCTTGCAGAGGCGATTGTCGAGTCCGCCAAAGCGCGCAAGATAACGATTAACAGGGTCAGCGATTTTAATGCCATCGTTGCTCAAGGTGTCGAAGGAAAAGTGCAAAACAGGCAGCTCCTTTTGGGCAATCAGCAACTGATGGTCAGCCAAGGTATCGCCATTGATGATAACAGTCTCAAGGTCAGCAAAAAGATGGCTAAAGCCGCGAAAACGCCGATCTTCTTCGCCATTGATGGTCAATTAGCCTCCGTGATTGCCGTTGCTGACCCGATCAAAGAGGATTCCCTCGCCGCCATCAAACGTTTGCAAAAACGTGGTATCCGCGTGATCATGTTAACGGGGGATAATCAGGAGACAGCACAAGCGGTTGCCGATGACGTTGGCATCAGTGAGTTTTTTGCACAAGTCCCCCCCGAAGATAAAGCGAAAAAGGTGGCGGAATTACAAGCGCAGGGTGAAATTGTCGGTATGACGGGAGATGGCATTAACGATGCGCCTGCACTGGCACTGGCCAATGTCGGCTTTGCCATTGGTACGGGCACCGATATTGCGATAGAGAGCGCCGATATCACTTTAATGCGCGGATCGCTGCATAGCCTTGCCGATGCGATTGCCGTGAGTAAAGCCACGCTGCGTAATATCAAACAAAATTTGGTCGGCGCATTTATTTACAATGTCGCAGGTGTTCCCATTGCTGCGGGGGTGTTATTCCCCTTTTTTGGCCTATTACTTAACCCGGTTATTGCTGGATGTGCGATGGCATTGTCATCACTCACCGTGGTCAGCAATGCGAATCGCTTACGTTTTTTTAAAGCCAAAACGGATTAA
- a CDS encoding TolC family protein, with the protein MKITSCLLVISRSLLTRLLSTAILLAVNHLAAAMSLEDAEYLAIKSDPAQQIYQSKQAALIAQGVAGSTLADPMIKIGMANIPTDNFELDQDPMTQLSFGVAQQFSRGSQRELTQAGFNQRSEIAVLQALDRQLSVKKTVRELWFNILFIDKSMQIVNENKALFLGFYRDLQSKFSLGLAQSDDLISAEIEIGKFDEKLASLNQKRLNYRTLLSEYIGQYAYDKLPSDIPQWSETLSYVSTAKVQGDHYDLLTMHPKTKALTQGISVADNGIAFAEENYKPSFKVEVGYGQRFSEDAMGQSRSDLVSAFVSMDLPIFTDKRQDQQLISAQHNKGQKQAEQRLLLRQLNALLNSELINYQQIKERMQRYQTSLLKQAKQHSQIVEESYQSNTRSFKAVIDAYIHEQSLTLEYQQLYFESLNMLAKIRYLQAL; encoded by the coding sequence ATGAAAATTACCTCCTGTTTATTAGTTATAAGTCGTTCATTACTGACGCGTTTGTTGAGCACTGCTATTTTACTTGCTGTCAATCATCTGGCCGCCGCAATGAGTCTTGAGGATGCGGAATATTTGGCGATTAAATCCGATCCTGCACAACAGATCTATCAATCAAAACAGGCCGCCTTGATTGCCCAAGGGGTAGCAGGTTCAACGCTGGCCGATCCGATGATCAAAATAGGCATGGCGAATATCCCGACGGATAATTTTGAGTTAGACCAAGATCCCATGACCCAACTTAGCTTTGGGGTGGCGCAGCAATTTAGCCGAGGCTCACAACGAGAATTGACCCAAGCTGGCTTTAACCAGCGTTCAGAAATAGCCGTTTTGCAAGCCTTAGATCGCCAATTGAGCGTAAAAAAAACGGTGCGTGAACTTTGGTTTAACATTTTATTTATTGATAAATCAATGCAAATCGTTAACGAAAATAAAGCCCTCTTTTTAGGTTTTTATCGCGATCTGCAGTCGAAATTCTCCTTGGGGTTAGCACAGAGTGATGATTTGATTTCTGCAGAAATTGAGATAGGTAAGTTCGATGAAAAATTGGCGTCACTGAATCAGAAGCGCCTTAACTATCGCACCTTACTGAGTGAGTATATTGGTCAATATGCCTACGACAAGCTACCCAGTGATATTCCCCAATGGTCTGAAACCCTCTCCTATGTCAGCACTGCAAAGGTGCAAGGGGATCATTATGATTTATTGACCATGCATCCAAAAACCAAAGCGTTAACGCAAGGCATTAGCGTGGCGGATAACGGCATTGCCTTTGCAGAAGAGAACTATAAACCGAGTTTTAAGGTCGAGGTGGGTTACGGGCAGCGCTTTAGTGAAGATGCGATGGGGCAGTCAAGGTCAGATCTGGTGAGCGCCTTTGTCTCCATGGATCTGCCTATCTTTACCGATAAACGTCAAGATCAGCAGCTTATCTCTGCGCAACATAACAAGGGGCAAAAACAAGCAGAACAGCGTCTCTTATTACGCCAATTGAATGCGTTGCTCAATAGTGAATTGATTAATTATCAGCAGATAAAAGAGCGCATGCAGCGTTATCAAACTAGCTTACTGAAACAGGCAAAGCAGCATAGTCAAATAGTCGAGGAGAGTTATCAATCTAATACGCGTTCCTTTAAAGCGGTGATTGATGCTTACATTCATGAGCAGAGCCTGACATTAGAGTATCAACAACTTTATTTTGAAAGCCTTAATATGCTTGCAAAAATTCGTTATTTACAAGCACTGTAA
- a CDS encoding efflux RND transporter periplasmic adaptor subunit, with the protein MRYLIILIIGLVVGFFAANIEQINGLFASSEKNAEPEILYWVAPMDANYRRDKPGKSPMGMDLVPVYAETNSATKAAPKILYWVAPMDANYRRDKPGKSPMGMDLVPVYEESAGQSEAGLVTISAQVENNLGVRTAAVVKGDFTTEINTLGTVQVNDDAVWQINSRVSGWIDKLYVKSVGIEVGKGDPLFALYSPELVQAQESLLNAMHLQRSELIRSSKVRLQALGVNSEQIEKIAKSKKVSQNITIYAPQKGTISELKLNEGAFISPATQVIKAVNLDTVWVDVEIFAGQASLVNLGDKAVMQLDYFPGQAWQGIVSFIYPEMNVNNRTLVARLQFDNPNAQLKPNMFARVLLQPEIEKNRLQIPRQAVIYAGNMNRAVLALGNGQYKSVLINLGLENRDSVEVLSGLNEGDKIVTSAQFLLDSESSISADFERMLELEKAKPVEPEYDSTIPDDSLDWLDLGVNWPASGVASEVTS; encoded by the coding sequence ATGCGTTATTTAATTATTTTAATCATAGGATTAGTGGTCGGCTTCTTTGCCGCCAATATAGAACAGATCAATGGCCTATTTGCCAGCAGTGAAAAAAACGCTGAACCAGAAATTTTATATTGGGTTGCGCCGATGGACGCCAACTATCGCCGTGATAAACCCGGGAAATCACCGATGGGGATGGATTTAGTCCCTGTCTATGCAGAAACAAATAGTGCTACAAAAGCTGCGCCTAAAATCCTCTATTGGGTTGCGCCGATGGATGCCAATTATCGCCGTGATAAACCCGGTAAATCGCCGATGGGGATGGATTTAGTACCCGTTTATGAAGAGAGCGCGGGGCAATCTGAAGCAGGCCTTGTTACGATTTCGGCGCAAGTTGAGAATAACTTAGGTGTACGTACCGCTGCCGTGGTTAAAGGTGACTTTACAACGGAGATCAACACGCTCGGTACAGTACAGGTGAATGATGACGCCGTTTGGCAGATTAATAGCCGCGTATCGGGATGGATAGATAAACTTTACGTGAAATCGGTGGGCATTGAGGTTGGCAAAGGCGATCCGCTATTTGCATTATATTCACCAGAGTTAGTGCAAGCGCAAGAGTCGTTATTAAATGCCATGCATTTGCAACGCAGTGAACTGATTCGTTCATCGAAAGTGCGTTTACAAGCCTTGGGGGTGAATAGTGAGCAGATTGAAAAAATCGCTAAAAGTAAAAAAGTTTCCCAGAACATTACGATCTATGCACCGCAAAAAGGAACGATCTCAGAACTGAAATTAAATGAAGGTGCCTTTATTTCACCCGCCACGCAGGTTATCAAAGCGGTCAATTTAGACACGGTTTGGGTGGACGTAGAAATTTTTGCAGGGCAGGCTTCTCTGGTCAACTTGGGCGATAAGGCCGTTATGCAGCTAGACTATTTTCCCGGTCAGGCGTGGCAGGGTATTGTTAGTTTTATTTATCCAGAAATGAATGTTAATAATCGTACCTTGGTCGCACGTTTACAGTTTGATAACCCCAATGCGCAATTAAAACCGAACATGTTTGCACGCGTCCTTTTACAGCCTGAAATTGAGAAAAACAGATTACAAATTCCACGCCAAGCGGTTATCTATGCGGGCAATATGAACCGTGCTGTTTTAGCCTTAGGCAATGGTCAGTACAAATCGGTACTCATTAATTTAGGGTTAGAGAATAGAGACTCGGTCGAGGTGTTATCGGGTTTAAATGAAGGAGATAAAATCGTCACCTCGGCACAATTTTTACTCGACTCCGAGTCCAGTATTAGTGCCGATTTTGAGCGAATGTTAGAGCTTGAAAAAGCCAAACCAGTCGAGCCTGAATATGATTCGACCATTCCCGATGATTCCCTCGATTGGTTAGATTTAGGGGTAAATTGGCCGGCTAGTGGAGTAGCGAGTGAGGTGACCTCATGA